A stretch of DNA from Anopheles ziemanni chromosome 3, idAnoZiCoDA_A2_x.2, whole genome shotgun sequence:
GTCTTAGCTTTTTGATCTATGTGCGGTTCTTCTGTTATCTCGGTTATCTGTTGGTTTTCAATTATTCGccaattcaaaattaaatcttGAATACGTATATTCATAACGGTTCCCTTCGACACCCATTTTGATTGCTTACGCCAAAATACCTTTTATCGAATGTATGGTAAAAGTACTGGCCCGTACTTCTAGAGTAcataatacatttttcttcgatTACTTGTTCAACTGTGTTGGATGATTGTGTGTTACAAAATGTCTTCTACACCGATTTCTATTTCGAgtgcaataacaaaaaagattaAATGAGCCAATTAGTTGAATCTAGAAATGACATGATTGGTTTTTCGCCTAAGTTGCTTTatccttttgtttcacttttggATGCATCTCCTTTCTTCCACTCCATCAACCAGTCGTACACTTGCTGCACATTTTTCTCGAGATCTTCCTGCGTGTCGCTGGTAAGCTCAAAAATGATATCTTTACGATAAGCATCTTTCGCTTCGTCAAGCGGGATCTGGAATATTTCGCACTCCATGTTCGACTTGATCTTTCGATCGCCGTACTCACGGGCCTGCAACCGATCGTACAGTATCGAGGTGGAACAGCGTACGACGTACACGGCCGCGAACCAGCGCTCT
This window harbors:
- the LOC131288746 gene encoding adenylate kinase isoenzyme 6 homolog — encoded protein: MPLPNILVTGTPGTGKSELCRKLAEKLGFQWQNVSTIVSDNSFVEEYDEEFECPVLDEDRLLDFLEPIMQKGGNIVEYHSSEFFPERWFAAVYVVRCSTSILYDRLQAREYGDRKIKSNMECEIFQIPLDEAKDAYRKDIIFELTSDTQEDLEKNVQQVYDWLMEWKKGDASKSETKG